From a single Cyclobacterium marinum DSM 745 genomic region:
- a CDS encoding IS110 family RNA-guided transposase, translating to MKFRAFIGIDVSKSTIDIYLRNAGRHAVFVNDLKGFEAMVEWLMDILGQVCPEEMMFGMEHTGLYSELLISFLDDHNFPFTVLPGLEVKKSMGIRRGKSDKADSKVIAEYIYEKREKIKLFRKPSRNLESIRKIASYRERLVKERTAFKTRLGEHQKVYGKESYEIYTQSHKQIIACLDNQIKGMEAEMERLIKDDQEMLRQYQLVKSVKGIGPQTAIMMIVLTKAFTAFPDWRKFASYAGIAPFPNQSGTYMGKTRTSKLANKRIKALLTMCAGVAVQYNPEMRLYYEQRVNKGKNKMSTMNIIRNKLVSRIFAVIERGTPYVETMKYAA from the coding sequence ATGAAATTTAGAGCATTTATCGGTATTGACGTTAGTAAATCTACCATTGACATCTATTTGAGAAACGCTGGAAGACACGCTGTGTTTGTTAATGATTTGAAAGGTTTTGAAGCCATGGTCGAATGGCTTATGGACATTTTGGGACAGGTATGTCCTGAAGAAATGATGTTTGGCATGGAGCACACCGGGCTTTATAGCGAGCTTCTGATCTCTTTTCTCGACGATCACAATTTCCCCTTTACAGTACTGCCTGGCTTGGAGGTGAAAAAGTCTATGGGGATCCGAAGAGGTAAATCAGACAAAGCTGACTCCAAAGTTATTGCCGAGTATATTTATGAGAAAAGAGAGAAAATCAAATTGTTCCGTAAGCCCTCCCGAAACTTGGAATCGATAAGAAAGATTGCCTCTTACAGGGAACGTTTGGTAAAGGAAAGAACTGCCTTCAAAACAAGACTAGGAGAACACCAAAAGGTCTATGGTAAGGAGTCTTATGAGATATATACTCAATCACATAAACAGATCATAGCCTGTCTAGACAACCAGATTAAAGGAATGGAAGCCGAAATGGAACGGCTGATAAAGGATGACCAGGAAATGTTAAGACAATACCAGTTGGTCAAATCTGTAAAGGGTATAGGTCCCCAGACGGCCATCATGATGATTGTACTTACTAAAGCGTTTACTGCTTTTCCAGATTGGAGAAAGTTTGCCAGTTATGCAGGAATCGCCCCTTTCCCAAACCAGTCGGGGACATATATGGGTAAGACGAGAACCAGTAAACTGGCAAACAAACGTATAAAAGCACTTCTAACCATGTGTGCGGGGGTGGCCGTACAATACAATCCAGAGATGAGACTTTATTACGAACAACGGGTTAATAAAGGCAAGAATAAAATGAGTACAATGAATATTATAAGGAATAAACTAGTATCAAGGATCTTTGCGGTAATAGAAAGAGGTACCCCATATGTCGAAACAATGAAATATGCTGCCTAG